One Mesoplodon densirostris isolate mMesDen1 chromosome X, mMesDen1 primary haplotype, whole genome shotgun sequence genomic region harbors:
- the TRPC5OS gene encoding LOW QUALITY PROTEIN: putative uncharacterized protein TRPC5OS (The sequence of the model RefSeq protein was modified relative to this genomic sequence to represent the inferred CDS: substituted 1 base at 1 genomic stop codon): MESVSISVLVGGLADCVAQLTRIAEELLRLISQEPVPCEEQDDRAXQIETDAPLSEEASLPDLADLSDLESILTQREDEDLTFDTDQPMLDIDELYEDVLSSINNDLNR, translated from the coding sequence ATGGAGTCTGTGTCAATCTCTGTACTAGTTGGTGGACTTGCTGATTGTGTAGCCCAGTTAACTAGAATAGCTGAAGAGCTTCTACGGTTGATTTCACAAGAACCAGTTCCTTGTGAAGAGCAAGATGACAGAGCATAACAGATAGAAACAGATGCACCTCTTTCCGAGGAAGCTTCACTGCCAGACCTTGCTGATCTCTCAGACTTAGAATCGATACTTACACAAAGAGAAGACGAAGACTTAACCTTTGATACAGATCAACCTATGTTAGATATAGATGAACTATATGAAGACGTACTCTCTAGTATTAACAATGACTTAAATAGATAA